The Gadus morhua chromosome 10, gadMor3.0, whole genome shotgun sequence genome segment GTAAGACACGCGGGCATTTTGGTTCCAGTCCGCATCAATGGCTTTAATCATCAATACTGAAGTACCCGGCTGGTTGTTTTCTACAACATTTGCCTCATATGAGGTATTCTCAAACAGGGGCTGGTTATCATTCACGTCTGTAATCTGAAGTGCGAGAGTGATACTGCCGGAGAGCGAGGGCACGCCCTTATCATAACACGTGACACTCACGTTATAACGAGAAGCGACCTCCCGGTCCAACGCAACGTCCGTAACTAGACTATAAAACCCATTTAATGTAGACTGTATTTTAAACGGGATGCTACTGATCATATTGCACTCAACCTCACCATTCTCTGCAGAATCCGGATCACTGACGCTCAGCATGGCGATCACGGTGTCTGGAGGAGAGTCCTCTATTATATTGTCGGATTTAGAGAGAACGTTTATCAGAGGTCTGTTGTCGTTCACGTCGATGACGTCAACTATGATCTTGCTGGAATCGGACAGACCGCCTTTGTCTATTGCCTCTATATCTACCTGATACTGTTTATTCTTTTCGTAGTCTATGTTACCGACTAGCGTCACCTCCCCGCTTGTCTTGTCAATTTGAAATATCTCTGAAAATCGATGCTTACTATTAGATATTGAATAGGACATTTCTCCGTTAGAGCCTTTGTCTTTGTCACATGCGCTTACTGTCATTACACTTGTTCCTTTCGGTGAATTCTCCGTTAAGGTTGCCTTGTACACCGGCTTTGTGAAATGTGGAGAATTATCATTCACATCCAACACAGTGACGTGTATCTGCATTGTCCCTGACATTTGTGGCTCCCCCCCGTCGTAGGCAGATAACAGCAGCGATATTGTTTCGCTATTCTCCCGATCTAGTGGCTTCTGTAAAATCATTTCTACCTTTTTACTTCCATCGATTTGTTTTTCTaattttaaaacaaaattatCTTTCGGGGTAATAGAGTAACTTTGAAGGCCATTTAAACCAATGTCCGCATCAATTGCTTTGTCCAGCACAAATTTAGACCCAACGACAGCAGACTCACTGATTTCAAAATGTTTCTCGTTTGATGCAAAGCTGGGAGCGTTGTCGTTAATGTCTACGATTTCCACAGCTATACGAAACAACTCCATCGGATTTTCTAATATTAGTTGAAAATGTAATGCGCACGGCGTCGTCTCGCCACAGAGCGCCTCACGGTCTATTCTGTCTCTGATGACGAGCGCTCCTCTTTCTTTATCCAGCTCAATGTACGCTACGCCGTCCGCCGAATGAATCCGTGCCTTCCCAGATAACAGTCTTTTTAATGCCAGCCCTATATCTTGAGCTACATTTCCAACAAGAGAGCCTACTTTCATTTCCTCAGGAACAGAATAACTGACTTGCCCGGACGCAGTACCGAATGAAAGCACCGCGATGAAGCACAGAAGGCCCACTTGCCCCCGCATTGTTTTGTCTGGCTGTTCTTTCAGATCCATTCGAACAAATTATACTCCGAATGGCAAAGCTCCTAAAGTCGAAGTCAGAAAAGGGACTTCAAGAAAAAATTAAGTTCCATTCCGCAATCCTAGTGGTGTAAAACATGAGCTTTGTTCGGTACATCCGTTGAAGTATTGTCTGCAGATCTCAACGCTTGGCTTCGTGTTTTATAATATCACAAGAGGGGAGTTACCGTAGCTGGTCTTCATAGAACCGGCCACTCACTGGCCAATAGCGGCCCTGTCTGTTCACTCAGTAGAACTACAAAATCTAAGATATAGAAAAATATAGTTTCCGGAAAATAGTAATTATAAATTGTTTAACACTTATTTCTGGTTGTAAAACTTATAAAgggttgtaaaaaaaagaaatatgaaaCACAGATTACATAAATAAAGAGGAGAGCCAATGAGCAATTGGTGTTGcacaagcaacacacacacacacacacacacacacacacacacacacacacacacacacacacacacacacacacacacacacacacacacacacacagatgaatggtaaatggtaaattgaCCGTGCATTCACGTAGCGTTTTGTGGACAGTGGCcccccaaagcgctttacaatattgcctgacattcacccattcattcacacattcacacaccaatgGCAGATACTCACTTATGTATACGTTAAACACAactaaaaagtattttttttgttttgtgtgaagAAGTGACCGCAAGCAGTGTTCAGAAAAGGCACTTGAATTGCATATTTGAGTGTAAAGCTGAATTATTTCTTTGTCAACCAAATCCATTGAATCATTTATCTTCAAATGGCAAGTGGTATGTGGCCAATGTAGGGACATCTGGTTAGTTGTAGCCATTTTTAagtaaacatcaacaacaattcTTTGTTCAAAACATTACCAGGGGAAGAATAACTTGATAATTGGTTAATTGCTAACCTCCAGTGGAGAGTCTGGTTCATCCAGGATGCTCTTTTCACTCTGTATTCGCTGCATGGTCCCTGTAGAACTGGGGTCCATTATCAGAACGTTCTGACTACCAGCGTTGCCGAACTTACAGTCACTCTTCCTGGAGTCAGTGGTCCTGCACACCTCGTAATTGTACACGTGCTGGAGAGTCCCTGTCCCCAAAGTGTCTGAGTACCGTGGTGGATAATATGGGATCACCGGGAGACTGGAATGATACAGGATACGAGACTGTCTCCATCTGTAGATTTTCACTGATATGATCACCACTAAAcacgtgatgaagagaaaggaaaCCACAGCCAAAGCCAAGACCAAGTAAAAAGTCAGGTTGTCATTGTACTCCTTGTCGTGTGTAAAGTCAGTGAACTCCGAGAGCACTTCAGGGAAGCTGTCCGCCACCGCCACGTTAACAAGGACTGTAGCTGAACGAGAGGGCTGTCCGTTGTCCTCCACTATAACAGTCAGTCTTTGTTTCACTGCATCTTTATCAGTGACTTGGCGGATAGTTCTTATTTCTCCGTTCTGTAAGCCCACTTCAAACAGCGCCCTGTCTGTGGCTTTCTGTAGTTTATAGGAAAGCCAGGCATTCTGTCCAGAGTCCACATCAACAGCCACCACTTTAGTGACCAGATAGCCCACATCTGATGAACGAGGCACCATTTCAGCCACCAGAGAACCACCAGTCTGGACTGGATACAGAACCTGAGGGGCGTTGTCGTTCTGGTCCTGGATCAGTATTTTCACACTCACATTACtactgaggggaggagagcctcCATCTTGAGCTTTAACACAGAACTGAAAATCTTTAATCTGCTCGTAGTCAAAAGAGCGGACTGCATGTATAACTCCACTGTCAGCACTAACAGACACATAAGAGGAGACGGGCACGCCGTTTAAAGAGGAGTCCTCTAGTATATAAGAGACGCGGGCGTTCTGGTTCCAGTCTGCGTCTATTGCGTTCAGTGTAAATATAGAGACACCTTGGACGTTGTTTTCTACGATGTATCCTtcgtatgttttttttagaaAGACAGGCGCGTTATCATTGACGTCTAGGATCTGAAGGGCGATTGTGACGCTGCTGGAAAGCGACGGCACTCCCTCATCGGAACACGTCACACTGATATTATAACCGgactccttctctctgtctaaaTCACTGTCCGTCACTAAGCTGAAGAAGTTGGTAGATGTCGACCTCAAGGCAAAAGGAATGTCATCGTTTATGGAGCATTTCACTTTGCCATTTTCACCTGAATCTGCATCTTCTATATTGATCATGGTTACGACTGTGTTCGGTTTAGCGTCTTCTGATATCACATTGGATTTAGACATAATGTGAATATCAGGTGTGTTGTCATTCACATCAATGACATCTACGATTAATTTACAAGAGTCTACCAGCCCTCCCTCATCGCTAGCGCGTATATTTATCTCAAATGTTCGAGCTTTTTCGTAGTCAATATTCCCGCTTAATGTCAAATCACCATTTACTTTATTAACATCAAACATTCCTTGAGTATTACCTAAAATCCTTGAAATTGAGTAGGTTATTTTACCATGTTCTCCGTCGTCTGCATCAGTCGCAGTGACCGTAGTAACAATGGTGCCTAACGGAGCGCCTTCTTTAATAGACGCTTTGTAAACAGACTCGGTGAAAACGGGAGCGTTATCATTGACGTCTAAAACGGAGATCAGGATCTGCATTGTTCCAGACATCTGCGGCTCTCCCCCATCGACTGCCGTTAACACTAAAGAGAGGTGTTCATGTTGTTCTCTATCGAGAGGTTTCTCTAAAACCATTTCGATGTTTCTGATATCTCCTGCCTGACCGTGTAATTTAAGGGCGAAGTTATCTGTTGGTTTTAGGATATATGTTCTTAAGCCATTTGTCCCGACGTCAGGATCATTTGCCATGTCTAATATGAATTTAGCTCCACTTACAGCGGACTCACTGATTTTAAATTTCACGTAACTTTTTTCAAAGACAGGGGGGTTGTCATTAACGTCTGTAATCTCGATATTTATACTGTAGAATTCCATCGGGTTTTCTAATATGATCTGAAAATGGAGCGCACAAGGCGTCGTTTGTCCGCAGATAGCCTCTCTGTCTATTTTGTCTTTGATGACGAGGACTCCTCTTTCCCTGTTCAGCTCGACATATTCGATGCTATCACGGGTGAAAATACGGGCTTTACCTGACTTCAGTCTCTTCACGTCCAAACCTAAGTCCTGTGCTATATTACCGACTACAGAGCCTTTCGCCATCTCTTCAGGTATGGTGTAGCTGACCTGCCCGAGCACCGATTTGAGACAGAAGATCCAGATAAATAGAAGCCATCCAACGTAGCCTCCCATTGTTCTTTCCCCAGTGTCGTTTTATTCTCGATGAAAACGTAAAGATCCCGTTTAGTCTTTGATATTCCACAAAAGATCAGCCAATACACTTCGACAACAGCTCACATGTTGAACGAAATAATTTACGAGCGATCCCGCTTCACGGTGTTTCGTGTCCTTGTAAAATGCAATGCGATCGGCCACAGTCACAGCCCAGAAAAGAATAAAACCGATATGGTGCGCAAGATGGCCTTTAACTGGGACATTCTGGCCTATAGCGGCCCTCAGAGTCCAAACGGCAAAACTACAAtgcatttaattaaataataaagtgGAGTAGTTAACGCAGGTTATAGGCCTAATAGTTAACATAAATTTAATCAAGACAACATTGTATTCGAGAAACACATGGTCCATATAGACTTGAATTCTTAGACATACGTTTAACTGAAATATATCTTGAGATAATGTGAAGCATGAATTCAGTTATTAAAAAGTACTGCAGCTGAATGAAGAATCCAGTTAGCAAGTTCGAAATTTCCTATTGAGTCATAACGTCAACATAggagctgtccatggtgctagACATGAGGGAAAAAAACgattaatataaaatagaacATTCTGTCAGTGATTTCTAACCTCCAGTGGAGAGTCTGGTTCATCCAGGATGCTCTTTTCACTCTGTATTCGCTGCATGGTCCCTGTAGAACTGGGGTCCGTTATCAGAACGTTCTGACTACCAGCGTTGCCGAACTTACAGTCACTCTTCCTGGAGTCAGTGGTCCTGCACACCTCGTAATTGTACACGTGCTGGAGAGTCCCTGTCCCCAAAGTGTCTGAGTACCGTGGTGGATAATATGGGATCACCGGGAGACTGGAATGGTACAGGATACGAGACTGTCTCCATCTGTAGATTTTCACTGATATGATCACCACTAAAcacgtgatgaagagaaaggaaaCTACAGCCAAAGCCAAGACCAAGTAAAAAGTCAGGTTGTCATTGTACTCCTTGTCGTGTGTAAATTCAGTGAACTCCGAGAGCACTTCAGGGAAGCTGTCCGCCACCGCCACGTTAACAATGACTGTAGCTGAACGAGAGGGCTGTCCGTTGTCCTCCACTATAACAGTCAGTCTTTGTTTCACAGCATCTTTATCAGTGACTTGGCGGACAGTTCTTATTTCTCCATTCTGTAAGCCCACTTCAAACAGCGCCCTGTCTGTGGCTTTCTGTAGTTTATAGGAGAGCCAGGCATTCTGTCCAGAGTCCACATCAACAGCCACCACTTTAGTGACCAGATAGCCCACATCTGCTGAACGAGGCACCATTTCAGCCACCAGAGAACCACCAGTCTGGACTGGATACAGAACCTGAGGGGCGTTGTCGTTCTGGTCCTGGATCAGTATTTTCACACTCACATTACtactgaggggaggagagcctcCATCTTGAGCTTTAACACAAAACTGAAAGTCTTTAATCTGCTCGTAGTCAAAAGAGCGGACTGCATGTATAACTCCACTGTCTGCACTAACAGAAACGTAAGAGGAGACGGGCACACCGTTAATAGAGGAGTCCTCCAGTATGTAAGACACGCGGGCATTTTGGTTCCAGTCCGCATCAATGGCTTTAATCATCAATACTGAAGTACCCGGCTGGTTGTTTTCTACAACATTTGCCTCATATGAGGTATTCTCAAACAGGGGCTGGTTATCATTCACGTCTGTAATCTGAAGTGCGAGAGTGATACTGCTGGAGAGCGAGGGCACGCCCTTATCATAACACGTGACACTCACGTTGTAACGAGAAGCGACCTCCCGGTCCAACGCAACGTCCGTAACTAGACTATAAAACCCATTTAATGTAGACTGTATTTTAAACGGGATGCTACTGATCATACTGCACTCAACCTCACCATTCTCTGCAGAATCCGGATCACTGACGCTTAGCATGGCGATCACGGTGTCTGGAGGAGAGTCCTCTATTATATTGTCGGATTTAGAGAGAACGTTTATCATAGGCCTGTTGTCGTTCACGTCGATGACGTCAACTATGATCTTGCTGGAATCGGACAGACCGCCTTTGTCTATTGCCTCTATATCTACCTGATAGTGTTTATTCTTTTCGTAGTCTATGTTACCGACTAGCGTCACCTCCCCGCTTGTCTTGTCAATTAGAAATATTTCCGAAAATCGATGCTTACTATTAGATATTGAATAGGACATTTCTCCGTTAGAGCCTTTGTCTTTGTCAGATGCGCTTACTGTCATTACACTTGTTCCTTTCGGTGAATTCTCCGTTAAGGTCGCCTTGTACACCGGCTTTGTGAAATGTGGAGAATTATCATTTGCGTCTAACACAGTGACGTGTATCTGCATTGTCCCTGACAGTTGTGGCTCTCCTCCGTCGAAGGCAGACAACAGCAGCGATATCTGCTCGCTATTCTCCCGATCTAGTGGCTTCTGTAAAATCATTTCTACCTTTTTACTTCCATCGATTTGTTTTTCTaattttaaaacaaaattatCTTTCGGGGTAATAGAGTAACTTTGAAGGCCATTTAAACCAATGTCCGCATCAATTGCTTTGTCCAGCACAAATTTAGACCCAACGACTGCAGACTCACTGATTTCAAATTGTTTCTCGTTTGATGCAAAGCTGGGAGCGTTGTCGTTAATGTCTACAATTTCCACAGCTATAGGAAACAACTCCATCGGATTCTCTAATATCAGTTGAAAATGTAATGCGCACGGCGTCGTCTCGCCACAGAGCGCCTCTCGGTCTATTCTGTCTCTGATGACGAGCGCTCCTCTTTCTTTATGCAGCTCAATGTACGCTACGCCGTCCGCCGAATGAATCCGTGCCTTCCCAGATAACAGCCTTTTTAATTCTAGCCCTATATCTTGAGCTATATTTCCAACAAGAGAGCCTACTTTCATTTCCTCAGGAATAGAATAACTGACTTGCCCGGACGCAGTAGCGAATGAAAGCACCGCGATGAAGCACAGAAGGCCCACTTGCCCCCGCATTGTTTTGTCTGGCTGTTCTTTCAGATCCATTCGAAAAAATTATACTCCAAATGGTAAAGGTCCTAAAGTGGAAGTCAGAAAAGGGActtcaagaaaaaaataagttaCATTCCGCAATCCTAGTGGTGTAAAACCTGAGCTTGGTACATCCGTCGAAGTATTTTCTGCAGATCTCAACGCAAGGCTTCATATTTTATAATATCACAAGAGGGGAGTTACCGTTGCTGGTCTTCAACCGGCCACACACTGGCCAATAGCGGCCCTGTCTGTTCACTCAGTAGAACTACAAAATCtaagatataaaaaaatatagttTCCGGAAAATAGTAATTATGAATCGTTTAACCCTTATTTCTGGTTGTAAAACTTATTTCTggttgaagaaaataaatatgaaacacAGATTACATAAATAAAGAGGAGAGCTAATGAACAattggcaacacacacacacacacacacacacacacacacacacacacacacacacacacacacacacacacacacacacacacacacacacacacacacacacacacacagattaatcTAAATGGTAAATTTATGGTGCATTTATGTACCTTTTTGTGGTCAGTGACcccccaaagcgctttacaatattgcctgacattcacccattcattcacacaccgatggcagaTACTCACTTATGATACGTTAAACACACctaaaaagatttttttttgttttgtgtaaaGAAGGGAACGCAAGCAGCGTTCGGAAAAGGCACTTGAATTGCATATTTGAGTGTAAAGCTGAATTCTTTCTTTGTCAACCAAATCCATTAAATCATTTATCTTCAAATGGCAAGTGGTATGTGTCCAATGTACTGTAGGGACGCTGGTTAGTAGCCATTTTTAAGTAAACATCAACAAAAATTCTTTGTTCAGAACATTATCAGGGGAAGAATGACTTGATAATTGGTTAATTTCTAACCTCCAATGGAGAGTCTGGTTCATCCAGGATGCTCTTTTCACTCTGTATTCGCTGCATGGTCCCTGTAGAACTGGGGTCCATTATCAGAACGTTCTGACTACCAGCGTTGCCGACCTTACAGTCACTCTTCCTGGAGTCAGTGGTCCTGCACACCTCGTAATTATACACGTGCTGGAGAGTCCCTGTCCCCAAAGTGTCTGAGTACCGTGGTGGATAATATGGGATCACCGGGAGACTGGAATGATACAGGATACGAGACTGTCTCCATCTGTAGATTTTCACTGATATGATCACCACTAAAcacgtgatgaagagaaaggaaaCCACAGCCAATGCCAAGACCAAGTAAAAAGTCAGGTTGTCATTGTACTCCTTGTCGTGTGTAAAGTCAGTGAACTCCGAGAGCACTTCAGGGAAGCTGTCCGCCACCGCCACGTTAACAATGACTGTAGCTGAACGAGAGGGCTGTCCGTTGTCCTCCACTATAACAGTCAGTCTTTGTTTCACTGCATCTTTATCAGTGACTTGGCGGATAGTTCTTATTTCTCCATTCTGTAAGCCCACTTCAAACAGCGCCCTGTCTGTGGCTTTCTGTAGTTTATAGGAGAGCCAGGCATTCTGTCCAGAGTCCACATCAACAGCCACCACTTTAGTGACCA includes the following:
- the LOC115552185 gene encoding protocadherin gamma-A11-like, which gives rise to MDLKEQPDKTMRGQVGLLCFIAVLSFGTASGQVSYSVPEEMKVGSLVGNVAQDIGLALKRLLSGKARIHSADGVAYIELDKERGALVIRDRIDREALCGETTPCALHFQLILENPMELFRIAVEIVDINDNAPSFASNEKHFEISESAVVGSKFVLDKAIDADIGLNGLQSYSITPKDNFVLKLEKQIDGSKKVEMILQKPLDRENSETISLLLSAYDGGEPQMSGTMQIHVTVLDVNDNSPHFTKPVYKATLTENSPKGTSVMTVSACDKDKGSNGEMSYSISNSKHRFSEIFQIDKTSGEVTLVGNIDYEKNKQYQVDIEAIDKGGLSDSSKIIVDVIDVNDNRPLINVLSKSDNIIEDSPPDTVIAMLSVSDPDSAENGEVECNMISSIPFKIQSTLNGFYSLVTDVALDREVASRYNVSVTCYDKGVPSLSGSITLALQITDVNDNQPLFENTSYEANVVENNQPGTSVLMIKAIDADWNQNARVSYILEDSSINGVPVSSYVSVSADSGVIHAVRSFDYEQIKDFQFCVKAQDGGSPPLSSNVSVKILIQDQNDNAPQVLYPVQTGGSLVAEMVPRSADVGYLVTKVVAVDVDSGQNAWLSYKLQKVTDRALFEVGLQNGEIRTIRQVTDKDAVKQRLTVIVEDNGQPSRSATVIVNVAVADSFPEVLSEFTDFTHDKEYNDNLTFYLVLALAVVSFLFITCLVVIISVKIYRWRQSRILYHSSLPVIPYYPPRYSDTLGTGTLQHVYNYEVCRTTDSRKSDCKVGNAGSQNVLIIDPSSTGTMQRIQTEKSILDEPDSPLEVRNH
- the LOC115552201 gene encoding protocadherin gamma-A2, whose product is MGGYVGWLLFIWIFCLKSVLGQVSYTIPEEMAKGSVVGNIAQDLGLDVKRLKSGKARIFTRDSIEYVELNRERGVLVIKDKIDREAICGQTTPCALHFQIILENPMEFYSINIEITDVNDNPPVFEKSYVKFKISESAVSGAKFILDMANDPDVGTNGLRTYILKPTDNFALKLHGQAGDIRNIEMVLEKPLDREQHEHLSLVLTAVDGGEPQMSGTMQILISVLDVNDNAPVFTESVYKASIKEGAPLGTIVTTVTATDADDGEHGKITYSISRILGNTQGMFDVNKVNGDLTLSGNIDYEKARTFEINIRASDEGGLVDSCKLIVDVIDVNDNTPDIHIMSKSNVISEDAKPNTVVTMINIEDADSGENGKVKCSINDDIPFALRSTSTNFFSLVTDSDLDREKESGYNISVTCSDEGVPSLSSSVTIALQILDVNDNAPVFLKKTYEGYIVENNVQGVSIFTLNAIDADWNQNARVSYILEDSSLNGVPVSSYVSVSADSGVIHAVRSFDYEQIKDFQFCVKAQDGGSPPLSSNVSVKILIQDQNDNAPQVLYPVQTGGSLVAEMVPRSSDVGYLVTKVVAVDVDSGQNAWLSYKLQKATDRALFEVGLQNGEIRTIRQVTDKDAVKQRLTVIVEDNGQPSRSATVLVNVAVADSFPEVLSEFTDFTHDKEYNDNLTFYLVLALAVVSFLFITCLVVIISVKIYRWRQSRILYHSSLPVIPYYPPRYSDTLGTGTLQHVYNYEVCRTTDSRKSDCKFGNAGSQNVLIMDPSSTGTMQRIQSEKSILDEPDSPLEVSN
- the LOC115552184 gene encoding protocadherin gamma-A1-like, whose translation is MDLKEQPDKTMRGQVGLLCFIAVLSFATASGQVSYSIPEEMKVGSLVGNIAQDIGLELKRLLSGKARIHSADGVAYIELHKERGALVIRDRIDREALCGETTPCALHFQLILENPMELFPIAVEIVDINDNAPSFASNEKQFEISESAVVGSKFVLDKAIDADIGLNGLQSYSITPKDNFVLKLEKQIDGSKKVEMILQKPLDRENSEQISLLLSAFDGGEPQLSGTMQIHVTVLDANDNSPHFTKPVYKATLTENSPKGTSVMTVSASDKDKGSNGEMSYSISNSKHRFSEIFLIDKTSGEVTLVGNIDYEKNKHYQVDIEAIDKGGLSDSSKIIVDVIDVNDNRPMINVLSKSDNIIEDSPPDTVIAMLSVSDPDSAENGEVECSMISSIPFKIQSTLNGFYSLVTDVALDREVASRYNVSVTCYDKGVPSLSSSITLALQITDVNDNQPLFENTSYEANVVENNQPGTSVLMIKAIDADWNQNARVSYILEDSSINGVPVSSYVSVSADSGVIHAVRSFDYEQIKDFQFCVKAQDGGSPPLSSNVSVKILIQDQNDNAPQVLYPVQTGGSLVAEMVPRSADVGYLVTKVVAVDVDSGQNAWLSYKLQKATDRALFEVGLQNGEIRTVRQVTDKDAVKQRLTVIVEDNGQPSRSATVIVNVAVADSFPEVLSEFTEFTHDKEYNDNLTFYLVLALAVVSFLFITCLVVIISVKIYRWRQSRILYHSSLPVIPYYPPRYSDTLGTGTLQHVYNYEVCRTTDSRKSDCKFGNAGSQNVLITDPSSTGTMQRIQSEKSILDEPDSPLEVRNH